The following proteins are encoded in a genomic region of Desulfosporosinus youngiae DSM 17734:
- a CDS encoding aldehyde dehydrogenase codes for MLDIKETLEKQRAFFETGKTKDLQFRVAMLNKLREAIKSHEEEIMAALKNDLNKAPFEAYATEVGMVLEEINYTLKHISSWVKPKRVRTPLVHFPSSSYLYTEPYGSVLIISPWNYPFQLTLAPLVGAIAAGNCTVLKPSEYSANTSEIIERISKEIFAESFVAVVRGGREANQSLLKEKFDYIFFTGSTAVGKTVMESAARHLTPVTLELGGKSPCIVDNTADLELAAKRIVWGKFLNAGQTCVAPDYLLVHGSIKEKLIREMKKYIAKFYGNNPLTNEDYPKIINQKHFERLLGLLKSGRVVEGGQFEEKTRQIAPTILDNVTWESAVMQEEIFGPLLPVLEFESLDAALSQVNQHPKPLAFYLFTRSKENETQAIRRSSFGGGCINDTIIHLANPNLRFGGVGESGMGQYHGKGSYDTFSHLKSIMKKSNRLDVPLRYPPFKNHLSLLKKFMK; via the coding sequence ATGTTGGATATTAAAGAAACGCTGGAAAAACAAAGAGCTTTTTTCGAGACCGGAAAAACCAAGGATCTTCAGTTTCGGGTTGCTATGCTGAATAAACTGCGGGAAGCCATAAAAAGCCATGAAGAGGAAATTATGGCTGCTTTGAAAAATGATCTGAATAAAGCGCCCTTTGAAGCCTATGCCACAGAAGTCGGCATGGTGCTGGAAGAAATCAACTATACCCTTAAGCATATCTCAAGCTGGGTTAAGCCCAAGCGTGTGAGGACTCCCTTGGTGCACTTTCCCTCTTCCAGCTATCTCTATACAGAGCCCTATGGATCGGTTTTAATCATATCACCCTGGAATTATCCCTTTCAACTGACCCTGGCCCCCCTGGTCGGCGCAATAGCGGCGGGAAACTGCACGGTTCTTAAGCCATCGGAGTATTCGGCCAACACCTCGGAAATTATTGAAAGGATAAGCAAAGAAATCTTCGCCGAGTCTTTTGTGGCAGTTGTGCGCGGCGGCAGAGAAGCCAACCAGTCCCTGCTCAAAGAAAAATTTGATTATATTTTCTTTACCGGCAGTACTGCCGTAGGGAAAACAGTGATGGAATCCGCTGCCAGGCACCTGACTCCGGTGACGCTGGAGTTAGGTGGGAAAAGTCCCTGTATTGTTGATAACACTGCCGATCTTGAATTGGCGGCCAAACGAATTGTATGGGGAAAATTTCTGAATGCCGGACAGACTTGTGTTGCCCCGGATTACCTGCTTGTTCATGGGAGTATAAAAGAAAAGCTCATCAGGGAGATGAAAAAATACATTGCTAAGTTTTATGGAAACAATCCTCTAACCAATGAGGATTATCCCAAGATTATTAATCAGAAACACTTCGAGCGGCTTTTAGGATTGCTTAAAAGCGGACGGGTTGTCGAGGGCGGACAATTTGAAGAGAAAACAAGGCAGATTGCGCCGACAATTCTGGATAATGTAACCTGGGAAAGCGCGGTGATGCAGGAAGAAATCTTTGGACCGCTGCTCCCTGTTTTAGAATTTGAAAGTCTCGATGCCGCGCTTTCTCAGGTCAATCAGCATCCCAAACCTCTGGCCTTCTACTTGTTTACCCGAAGTAAGGAAAATGAGACTCAGGCAATTCGCAGGTCCTCCTTTGGCGGTGGTTGCATAAACGATACCATCATCCACCTGGCCAACCCTAATCTGCGCTTCGGAGGTGTGGGAGAGAGCGGCATGGGGCAATATCACGGTAAAGGAAGTTATGACACCTTTTCACACTTGAAAAGCATTATGAAAAAATCCAATAGGCTGGATGTTCCTCTCCGCTATCCGCCTTTTAAAAATCATTTGTCTCTGCTCAAGAAATTTATGAAGTAA
- a CDS encoding iron-containing alcohol dehydrogenase, translating to MKRLYCRLYQRSLQLASYFLPWRKPILLEGENSLSKLPELIQSKSINKVLVVTDQGIFSLGLMNGFLKDLTRVGVRYIVYDKTVPNPTIDNIEEALKLYQENQCDGIVAFGGGSPMDCAKGVGARVANPRKSISQMKGVLKVRKKLPPLFAIPTTAGTGSEATIVAVVSDPRTREKYPVNDTALIPRYAVLDPLLTVGLPKNITSTTGLDALTHAVEAYIGRSNTKETKEFSRKAVRLIFANLYVAYSQGGNVKARENMLKASYYAGVAFTRAYVGYIHALAHALGGFYGVPHGLANAVILPYVLEYYGEAVHGRLAELADVLAIGSLGDTHEKKAIMFIAAIKELSQKMNIPQTIDKIVDRDIPLLVEHAWKEATPLYPVPKLLSKNDLSSILQRISAANKEEI from the coding sequence ATGAAAAGGTTGTATTGCAGATTGTATCAGAGGTCTTTACAATTAGCATCTTATTTCCTTCCCTGGCGTAAACCCATATTGTTGGAAGGGGAAAACAGTTTAAGCAAGCTGCCTGAGTTAATACAGAGCAAAAGCATTAATAAGGTTCTGGTTGTCACAGATCAGGGAATTTTTTCATTAGGACTGATGAACGGTTTTCTTAAGGACCTCACCCGGGTAGGGGTTAGGTATATTGTCTATGATAAGACAGTCCCCAATCCTACGATTGATAATATTGAAGAAGCCCTCAAATTGTATCAGGAAAATCAGTGCGATGGTATTGTGGCCTTTGGCGGTGGTTCTCCTATGGACTGTGCCAAAGGTGTCGGAGCCAGAGTTGCCAATCCCCGTAAGAGTATCTCGCAAATGAAGGGAGTACTCAAAGTAAGGAAGAAACTCCCCCCGCTGTTTGCTATTCCCACCACAGCCGGGACGGGAAGTGAAGCCACTATTGTCGCTGTCGTTTCAGATCCCCGAACCCGTGAAAAATATCCGGTTAATGATACGGCACTTATACCCCGCTATGCCGTCCTCGACCCGCTGCTTACTGTCGGTTTGCCGAAGAACATCACTTCGACAACAGGCTTGGATGCCCTTACCCATGCCGTGGAAGCCTATATCGGCCGAAGCAATACAAAGGAAACCAAGGAATTTAGCAGGAAAGCAGTGCGCTTAATTTTTGCTAATCTCTATGTGGCCTATTCTCAGGGCGGGAACGTAAAAGCCCGGGAGAATATGCTGAAGGCATCCTATTATGCCGGAGTGGCTTTTACCCGCGCCTATGTGGGATATATTCATGCTCTGGCCCATGCTTTGGGTGGGTTTTACGGAGTCCCCCATGGATTGGCCAATGCCGTCATACTTCCTTATGTCCTGGAATACTATGGGGAAGCGGTCCATGGACGGCTGGCCGAATTAGCCGATGTCCTGGCAATTGGTTCACTTGGGGATACCCATGAGAAAAAAGCAATTATGTTCATAGCAGCCATCAAGGAGCTGAGCCAAAAAATGAATATTCCACAAACCATTGACAAAATTGTTGACCGGGATATTCCTTTGCTGGTAGAGCATGCCTGGAAAGAGGCTACTCCTCTTTATCCCGTACCCAAGCTTTTGTCTAAGAATGACCTGAGCAGCATCCTGCAGCGGATCAGCGCAGCCAACAAGGAGGAGATTTAA
- a CDS encoding TetR/AcrR family transcriptional regulator: protein MGLKENTEQLVDMRQHILTVASGLMIEKGVKQTSLKDIAQEAGISKGTLYYYYSAKEDIIYDIANHNLKQITDGLLAWIDDANTKAAPEQILKTVFEQILAAETRGKLHLYLFSDAGTTNTALKEKFKEQYKEWRKTLRYGLDKVLPSQNNKNEVLSYLILAALDGLIIQKLFGTEAIPVEEIVKLLVSAE from the coding sequence ATGGGTTTGAAAGAAAATACAGAACAACTAGTAGACATGCGCCAGCATATTCTCACCGTAGCAAGTGGATTAATGATTGAAAAAGGTGTCAAACAAACCAGCCTTAAAGACATTGCCCAGGAAGCTGGGATCAGCAAAGGGACATTGTATTACTATTACTCAGCCAAAGAAGACATTATCTATGACATCGCAAACCATAACTTAAAACAAATTACGGACGGTCTGCTGGCCTGGATTGACGATGCCAATACAAAGGCGGCTCCTGAACAAATCTTGAAAACAGTATTTGAACAAATATTGGCGGCTGAAACGAGGGGAAAACTTCACCTTTATCTTTTTAGCGACGCAGGAACAACCAATACTGCTCTGAAAGAAAAATTTAAAGAACAGTATAAAGAGTGGAGAAAAACTTTGAGATATGGTTTAGATAAGGTTTTACCATCTCAGAACAATAAGAACGAAGTGCTTTCCTACTTAATCCTGGCTGCCCTTGACGGGCTGATTATTCAAAAGCTGTTTGGAACTGAGGCTATTCCCGTTGAAGAGATTGTCAAGCTGCTGGTAAGTGCTGAATAG
- a CDS encoding DUF6544 family protein codes for MWIGILTVFSLLVGVAVFWRLPFSPVKADFERRVAEKIKSEAGASGVFTEADIEGLPTPVQRYFRCCGYLGTPKMTYMKASLDNVDFVMSESKQIKIDYKQFNLAQRPERLALISSSLSGIPFEGLDSYEQGKGGMKGRLGKVIPLFDQRGESMDRACLVTWLAECLMVPNAALQECIKWEPMDDTCAKAVVTWKGLSASGVFTFAATGELIAFRTKDRAAIDMKGRETQADWSAFFREYHPVNGILQPGVIQSVWHYQQGDCVYFNQNEAPVAIRYQ; via the coding sequence ATGTGGATTGGGATTTTAACGGTATTTTCTCTGCTTGTGGGAGTTGCGGTGTTCTGGCGCTTGCCTTTTTCTCCGGTTAAAGCGGATTTTGAGCGCCGCGTTGCTGAAAAAATCAAATCAGAGGCAGGTGCTTCCGGCGTGTTCACTGAGGCGGACATTGAGGGACTGCCAACACCTGTCCAGCGCTATTTTCGCTGCTGCGGGTATCTGGGAACGCCTAAAATGACCTATATGAAGGCTTCTCTTGACAATGTGGATTTTGTGATGTCCGAGAGCAAACAGATAAAAATTGACTATAAACAGTTCAATCTTGCCCAGCGGCCGGAACGGTTGGCGCTGATTTCCTCTTCTCTGTCAGGAATCCCTTTTGAGGGGCTTGATTCTTACGAACAGGGCAAGGGAGGTATGAAGGGGAGGCTGGGGAAAGTTATCCCCTTATTTGACCAGCGGGGGGAAAGCATGGACCGCGCCTGTCTGGTGACCTGGCTTGCCGAGTGTCTGATGGTTCCCAATGCGGCGCTGCAGGAGTGTATAAAATGGGAGCCGATGGATGATACCTGCGCAAAAGCGGTGGTTACCTGGAAAGGCCTGTCGGCAAGCGGGGTTTTTACCTTCGCGGCAACAGGAGAATTGATTGCCTTCCGCACAAAGGACAGAGCGGCGATTGATATGAAGGGCCGGGAAACTCAAGCCGATTGGTCCGCTTTTTTCCGGGAGTATCATCCGGTGAACGGGATTTTGCAGCCGGGGGTCATTCAGTCCGTCTGGCACTACCAGCAAGGAGACTGCGTTTACTTTAATCAAAATGAAGCGCCGGTTGCCATCCGCTACCAATAG
- a CDS encoding MarR family winged helix-turn-helix transcriptional regulator: MKDIEEKAYVFGTIFTLANKLQILGDKMDPRLTVKQWLLLAGVLRCESTAPTLSEVAARIGSSRQNVKKMAALLEKQGFVLLERDGEDARMLRISLTEASRRHLQQREEMELRFLEEVFQGFDSRELLHLSAMIGKLEKNVGEMGRKDARKEV; the protein is encoded by the coding sequence ATGAAGGATATTGAAGAAAAGGCCTATGTTTTCGGCACTATATTCACACTCGCCAACAAGCTGCAAATTCTTGGCGATAAAATGGACCCCCGGCTGACAGTCAAGCAATGGCTTCTTCTGGCCGGCGTCCTAAGATGTGAAAGCACCGCACCCACGCTTTCCGAAGTCGCCGCGCGCATCGGGAGCTCGCGGCAGAATGTGAAGAAAATGGCAGCCCTTCTTGAAAAACAAGGCTTTGTTCTGCTGGAGAGGGATGGGGAGGATGCCAGAATGCTGCGCATCAGCTTGACTGAGGCGAGCAGAAGGCATTTGCAGCAGCGCGAGGAAATGGAACTTCGTTTTCTTGAGGAAGTGTTTCAGGGCTTTGATTCCCGGGAACTGTTGCATTTATCGGCTATGATCGGAAAGCTTGAAAAGAACGTAGGTGAGATGGGGCGTAAAGATGCGAGGAAGGAAGTATAG
- a CDS encoding DUF3102 domain-containing protein, with protein sequence MFKSALSAGHRDNSNSESIPNLNYTQVIILLGVPGERKLFKIASERDELRKQKSSIKTLQGKLEADKEGEAVSRRVYANNR encoded by the coding sequence TTGTTCAAATCTGCTTTGTCTGCCGGCCACCGGGACAATTCAAATTCGGAATCGATTCCGAATTTGAACTACACCCAGGTAATTATCCTCCTGGGAGTTCCCGGGGAACGTAAGTTATTTAAAATAGCCTCTGAGCGCGACGAGTTGAGAAAACAGAAGTCAAGCATCAAGACGTTGCAGGGGAAACTGGAGGCTGACAAGGAGGGCGAGGCTGTGAGTCGGCGGGTGTATGCCAATAATAGATAG
- a CDS encoding sigma-54-dependent Fis family transcriptional regulator, translating into MTQNNFNLDFTSFQHLLLEMAQQRSVDELLRLVTSSLASTPNVALARVWMIAPGDICSTCTEYAACRDQSRCLHLTASRGRSLDNTTAWNTIEHGAFRRFPMGVRKVGRIASSGQPGNISAISGSSDWIADKTWVKKERITSFVGQPLICKDEVLGVLAMFTRIPLDQEALGLMRMIADHLAYALANARAFAEIKRLQRQIENENAYLRAEVNTAQSFSGIIGQSKALREILRQILLVAPIDTSVLISGESGTGKELIAREIHAGSKRAGHPMIKVNCAAIPKNLFESEFFGHTRGAFTGAHKDREGFFQIADRGTLFLDEVSEIPLELQGKLLRVLQEGEYQRVGEEKVRKVDVRIISATNRDLGREVAAGRFREDLYYRLNVFPFLLPPLRDRKEDIPLLVSHFLALISRRLNRPKPGLTPWDMDALTQYDWPGNIRELQNVIERAVITSHLGKLDSGIYAITHSETGTAAPVSDNHSKAPAGKGIILTDAEIRQLEKENMIEALRVCNGKVYGQRSASEKLGLKPTTLLSRLKKMGITFEHWHNCN; encoded by the coding sequence ATGACGCAAAACAACTTTAATTTAGATTTCACAAGTTTTCAGCACTTGCTTCTGGAGATGGCCCAACAGCGTTCGGTGGATGAATTGCTGCGATTGGTCACTTCCTCTCTGGCTTCCACCCCTAATGTAGCCCTGGCCAGAGTCTGGATGATCGCCCCGGGGGATATTTGCAGCACCTGCACTGAATACGCAGCCTGCCGGGACCAAAGCCGCTGCCTCCACCTGACGGCCAGCCGCGGGCGCTCTCTGGACAATACCACGGCCTGGAACACCATCGAGCACGGTGCCTTCAGACGCTTCCCCATGGGAGTGCGCAAGGTTGGCCGCATTGCTTCATCAGGCCAGCCCGGCAACATCTCGGCCATCAGCGGCAGCTCCGACTGGATAGCCGATAAGACCTGGGTGAAAAAAGAACGCATCACCAGCTTCGTCGGCCAGCCCTTAATTTGCAAAGATGAAGTCCTGGGCGTTCTGGCCATGTTTACGCGCATCCCTTTAGACCAGGAAGCCCTGGGACTTATGCGCATGATCGCCGATCATTTGGCTTATGCCCTGGCCAATGCCCGGGCCTTTGCGGAGATCAAACGCCTGCAAAGACAAATTGAGAATGAAAACGCTTACCTGCGGGCGGAAGTCAACACCGCTCAGTCTTTCAGCGGCATCATCGGTCAAAGCAAGGCCCTCCGGGAAATCTTACGCCAGATCCTTCTGGTTGCGCCCATCGACACCAGTGTGCTGATCAGCGGGGAATCGGGCACAGGCAAAGAGCTCATCGCCAGGGAAATCCACGCCGGAAGCAAGCGGGCCGGGCATCCGATGATCAAAGTTAATTGTGCCGCTATCCCTAAGAATCTTTTCGAAAGTGAGTTCTTCGGACATACCCGGGGTGCTTTCACCGGAGCCCACAAAGACCGGGAGGGGTTTTTTCAGATCGCCGACCGCGGAACCCTCTTCCTGGACGAGGTCAGCGAGATCCCCCTGGAACTGCAGGGCAAGCTTCTGCGCGTCCTGCAGGAAGGTGAATACCAGCGGGTAGGCGAGGAAAAAGTCCGCAAAGTTGACGTGCGCATCATTTCCGCCACCAACCGGGACCTGGGGCGGGAAGTGGCGGCAGGGCGCTTTCGTGAAGATCTTTACTACCGCCTTAATGTCTTTCCCTTCCTTCTCCCTCCTCTTCGTGACCGCAAAGAGGACATTCCCCTTTTGGTCAGCCACTTTTTGGCTCTTATCTCGCGAAGACTGAACCGCCCGAAACCCGGCCTCACCCCCTGGGATATGGACGCCCTGACCCAATACGACTGGCCCGGCAATATCCGGGAACTGCAAAACGTCATTGAGCGGGCAGTGATTACGTCTCATTTGGGGAAGCTGGACTCGGGGATTTACGCCATAACCCATTCGGAAACCGGCACCGCCGCACCCGTCTCCGACAACCACAGCAAAGCTCCTGCGGGCAAGGGCATTATCTTAACTGACGCCGAAATACGTCAATTGGAAAAGGAAAATATGATCGAGGCCCTCAGGGTCTGCAACGGCAAGGTCTACGGACAGAGAAGCGCCAGCGAAAAACTGGGGCTCAAGCCGACCACTCTCCTTTCACGCCTGAAAAAGATGGGAATCACCTTTGAGCATTGGCACAACTGCAATTAG
- a CDS encoding carbon monoxide dehydrogenase: MEEKKHSHTHEADQHHHHHDHLDPDHHHNHDHHHHDNDFTDYMSAVTEYRKSFASKADVMAQAPDPAVREMVAYMDSIGSENCFDRFDKQKPHCAFGLAGVCCRICSLGPCKITEKSPRGTCGANADLIVARNLARAAAGGVAAHGARAREVMLTLKKAASGEIELPILGQDKVLAVANMYGLETSGKTVAALAGEIADILLADMSRTVPGRHRTLTAVASPERQQVWEELGITPISSYHEVFETLHATTVATQGDWRKMMDQFLRLGITFSMNSVVGGSIASDCLFGIPKRSTVKANVGALKKDFVNIAIHGHAPMLATEVIKTARTDKFVTMAREAGAQGIQFYGICCSGLSTMYRLGGVIPLSNANGAELVVATGALDLWLADIQEVFPGIMDVANCFKTVVVTTNESNRLPGAEHIGYKRDLSDLDRLPELADRIVTRAITSFKNRLDVKRHIPPYEVEAEVGFGPEYLSEYYGGSLQPIAGALKEGRILGIINLAGCTNTRIVFEKAIVDIADILLKNNILIFANGCASFPMAKLGYCSVKGQDKCGSSLQEFLGSDMPPVWHFGECIDNAHAVGTFAALAGLLGHPLKDLPFAEVTPEWSNEKGVGAALAFRMLGFDSYHCVHAPVQGSKKVRDFLYGGTRELLGSCMNVDPDPEKVAQMIISDFKAARKKLNWDL; this comes from the coding sequence ATGGAAGAGAAGAAACATTCCCATACCCATGAAGCTGATCAACACCATCACCACCATGACCACCTTGACCCTGACCATCACCACAATCATGACCACCATCACCACGATAACGATTTTACCGACTACATGAGCGCCGTCACAGAGTATCGCAAGTCCTTCGCCAGCAAAGCCGACGTCATGGCCCAGGCTCCCGATCCCGCAGTAAGGGAAATGGTGGCCTACATGGACAGTATCGGCAGCGAAAACTGTTTCGACCGTTTCGACAAGCAGAAACCTCACTGTGCCTTTGGCCTGGCCGGCGTCTGCTGCCGCATCTGCTCCCTGGGTCCATGTAAGATAACCGAGAAGTCTCCCCGGGGGACCTGCGGAGCCAATGCCGATCTCATTGTAGCCCGCAACCTGGCCCGGGCGGCAGCCGGAGGAGTGGCAGCCCATGGAGCGCGCGCCCGTGAAGTCATGTTAACCCTGAAAAAGGCCGCCTCGGGAGAGATCGAGCTCCCTATCCTGGGTCAGGACAAAGTGCTCGCCGTGGCCAACATGTACGGACTGGAAACCTCGGGCAAGACCGTCGCAGCCCTGGCCGGCGAAATTGCGGATATTTTGCTGGCAGATATGAGCCGTACGGTGCCCGGCCGGCATAGAACCCTCACTGCCGTGGCCTCGCCCGAACGTCAGCAGGTCTGGGAGGAGCTTGGCATCACTCCCATCAGCTCCTATCACGAAGTTTTTGAAACCCTGCACGCTACCACCGTGGCAACTCAAGGGGACTGGCGCAAAATGATGGATCAGTTCCTGCGCTTAGGCATTACCTTTTCCATGAACAGCGTGGTGGGCGGTTCCATCGCCAGCGACTGTCTCTTCGGCATTCCCAAGCGGAGTACCGTCAAGGCCAACGTCGGGGCCCTGAAAAAAGACTTTGTTAATATCGCCATTCACGGTCACGCCCCCATGCTTGCCACAGAAGTGATCAAAACGGCCCGAACGGACAAATTCGTCACTATGGCCCGGGAGGCCGGAGCTCAGGGCATCCAGTTTTACGGAATTTGCTGTTCCGGCCTGTCAACCATGTACCGCCTGGGTGGGGTCATTCCCCTCTCCAACGCCAACGGCGCCGAGCTGGTCGTGGCCACAGGCGCCCTGGATCTTTGGCTGGCCGACATCCAGGAAGTTTTCCCCGGGATCATGGATGTGGCCAACTGCTTTAAAACAGTGGTGGTCACCACCAACGAATCCAACCGCCTGCCGGGAGCGGAACATATCGGCTACAAGCGGGATCTCTCCGACCTGGACCGCCTGCCGGAATTAGCCGACAGAATTGTAACCCGCGCCATCACAAGCTTCAAAAACCGGCTGGACGTGAAGAGACATATCCCTCCCTACGAAGTGGAAGCGGAAGTGGGATTCGGTCCGGAGTACCTCAGCGAGTATTATGGCGGCAGCCTCCAGCCCATTGCCGGCGCTCTTAAGGAAGGCCGGATTCTCGGCATCATCAACTTAGCCGGCTGCACAAACACCCGCATCGTCTTTGAAAAGGCCATTGTGGATATTGCCGACATCCTGCTGAAGAATAACATCCTTATCTTTGCCAACGGCTGTGCCTCCTTTCCCATGGCCAAGCTCGGCTACTGCTCGGTCAAGGGACAGGATAAATGCGGAAGCAGTCTGCAGGAATTTCTCGGTTCAGATATGCCCCCGGTCTGGCATTTCGGCGAGTGCATTGATAACGCCCATGCCGTTGGCACCTTCGCTGCCCTGGCCGGCCTGCTCGGCCATCCCCTCAAAGATTTGCCCTTTGCCGAAGTAACTCCGGAATGGTCCAACGAGAAAGGCGTGGGAGCGGCCCTGGCTTTCCGCATGCTGGGCTTCGATTCCTACCACTGTGTCCATGCTCCGGTACAAGGCTCGAAAAAGGTCAGGGATTTCCTTTACGGGGGCACAAGAGAACTGCTGGGCTCCTGCATGAACGTTGACCCGGACCCGGAAAAAGTCGCTCAGATGATCATCTCCGACTTTAAGGCCGCCAGAAAAAAACTGAACTGGGACCTTTAG
- a CDS encoding HPP family protein — protein MPKKLNSVQIRVRSICRREFERDVYRPGVISLSRLVWGSLGSCLVLAAISLLSKAAGIAVLFPPLAATCFINSSCVYLRVARPKPVIVGHFVSSIGGLAGVWTGELLAGDTDFVIPLKLSLTLLYAAVLMQVFDADHPPAAATAVIPAVLPLPMPAWLFPLYMAWGATLTVLFALVWNRIWLEFPAKDDDHRVKYAGLYMTRAQVWGMALCLLSMVLMSCKHIVPALYFLGLGGMTLGVLLLGTHHFVEALITRKAGNH, from the coding sequence GTGCCTAAGAAACTAAATTCGGTGCAGATCAGAGTCAGGTCCATTTGCCGCAGAGAATTTGAGAGGGACGTTTACCGTCCGGGAGTCATTTCCTTGTCCCGCCTTGTCTGGGGCTCCCTTGGCAGCTGCCTGGTGCTTGCCGCCATCAGCCTTCTCTCCAAAGCGGCGGGAATAGCCGTGCTCTTTCCGCCCCTGGCGGCAACCTGCTTTATCAATTCCAGTTGCGTTTACTTGCGGGTGGCCCGGCCCAAACCGGTGATTGTGGGACATTTTGTCTCTTCCATCGGCGGGCTGGCGGGAGTTTGGACAGGAGAATTGCTGGCAGGGGACACGGACTTTGTTATTCCCCTTAAACTCAGTCTAACCCTGCTTTACGCCGCTGTGCTGATGCAGGTTTTTGACGCGGATCATCCTCCGGCGGCAGCCACCGCCGTCATTCCGGCTGTTTTGCCGCTGCCCATGCCCGCCTGGCTGTTTCCCCTCTACATGGCCTGGGGAGCAACCCTCACCGTCCTTTTCGCTCTCGTCTGGAACCGGATTTGGCTGGAGTTTCCGGCTAAAGATGACGATCACAGGGTTAAATATGCCGGACTGTACATGACCAGGGCCCAGGTATGGGGCATGGCCTTATGCCTGCTCAGCATGGTCTTGATGAGCTGCAAACACATTGTGCCCGCCCTCTACTTTCTCGGGCTTGGGGGCATGACCCTGGGGGTCTTGCTGCTGGGAACCCACCATTTTGTGGAGGCCCTGATAACTCGGAAAGCCGGGAATCACTAG
- a CDS encoding serine dehydratase subunit alpha family protein has translation MQIKSKKYWDYVSILKEELVPAMGCTEPIALAYAAAKAKEVLGVLPSGSRVAVSGNIIKNVKSVIVPNTGGLKGIEAAVAAGIIAGNPSKTLEVLSDIKEEDKPRIQDYRETHDIRIIPYEGDLVFYISVTVYAGNSYATVVIEDYHTNIVYIEKDGNALFRSEAELNNVNLTDRGALNVEEILAFVDMVDLTDIADVIGRQIEYNSAIAADGMKNNWGANIGKVLVNTYGDDVKIRAKAMAAAGSDARMGGCEKPVIILSGSGNQSLTASLPVIEYAKELKVSQDKLFRAVALADLITIHQKTSVGRLSAFCGAVSAGCAAGAGIAYLCNGDYDAIAHTVVNALAIVSGIVCDGAKSSCAAKIASAVDAGLIGFSMYQSGQEFCGGDGIITKGVDNTIANVGRMASKGMRETDSEIIKIMVECR, from the coding sequence ATGCAGATAAAGAGTAAAAAATATTGGGACTATGTTAGCATTCTTAAAGAAGAATTGGTTCCCGCCATGGGGTGTACCGAACCAATCGCTCTCGCCTATGCTGCCGCAAAGGCGAAAGAAGTATTAGGTGTCTTGCCCTCCGGCAGCAGGGTAGCCGTAAGCGGCAATATAATCAAAAACGTGAAAAGCGTTATTGTCCCCAATACCGGGGGGCTAAAGGGTATTGAGGCAGCTGTGGCGGCAGGAATTATAGCCGGAAACCCATCCAAAACCCTGGAGGTTTTGTCGGACATCAAGGAAGAGGATAAGCCCCGTATCCAGGACTATCGGGAGACCCATGATATTCGCATTATTCCCTATGAAGGAGACCTTGTATTCTATATTTCTGTAACCGTATACGCAGGGAACTCCTATGCTACGGTTGTCATTGAAGACTATCATACCAATATCGTTTACATTGAAAAGGATGGAAATGCTTTATTCCGTTCAGAAGCAGAATTGAATAACGTTAATCTAACCGATCGCGGAGCCTTAAATGTAGAGGAAATCCTGGCATTTGTAGATATGGTTGATTTGACGGATATCGCGGATGTGATCGGGCGTCAAATAGAGTACAACAGCGCCATTGCGGCTGACGGTATGAAAAATAATTGGGGTGCCAATATCGGAAAGGTGCTTGTAAATACCTATGGGGATGATGTGAAAATCCGGGCAAAGGCGATGGCTGCCGCAGGTTCGGATGCCAGAATGGGAGGGTGCGAAAAGCCGGTCATCATCCTTTCCGGAAGCGGAAATCAGAGTTTAACGGCATCACTGCCGGTTATTGAATATGCCAAAGAGCTTAAAGTATCTCAGGATAAGCTTTTTCGGGCAGTGGCCCTGGCAGATTTAATCACCATTCATCAAAAAACCAGTGTTGGAAGACTATCCGCTTTTTGTGGAGCTGTTAGTGCCGGCTGCGCCGCCGGAGCCGGAATTGCTTATCTTTGTAATGGCGATTATGATGCCATTGCCCATACGGTTGTAAACGCTCTGGCCATTGTTTCCGGTATTGTATGTGATGGGGCAAAATCATCTTGTGCTGCAAAAATCGCCTCTGCGGTGGATGCTGGGCTTATTGGCTTCAGCATGTATCAAAGCGGCCAGGAATTTTGCGGTGGGGATGGCATTATAACAAAGGGCGTGGATAATACGATTGCCAATGTCGGACGGATGGCCAGTAAGGGCATGCGTGAAACCGACAGCGAGATAATAAAGATTATGGTAGAGTGCCGGTAA